From the Drechmeria coniospora strain ARSEF 6962 chromosome 02, whole genome shotgun sequence genome, the window ATCGTCATGTCGAACCTTGGCTTCTTCCAGTTCAAAGCTAACCCTGGGTTCTACAACATCCAGCTTAAGGAAGGTAGAACGGTAGATATATACACTATTGAGAGCATTGGTGCTCAGGGGTGGGGAGCAGTGCCTGGCGATGAAGGAACCGAGCTGGCACTTATGGACTTTCAAGGGAAAACTCTGTACCCACGACTTAAAAGGCGGCCGGGCATGGAGCATGAAGATGTCCTCGAAAAAAACGATAATTCACCAGACAGCTTTGTTTCCAAAGGCCTCAAGTTTGCGGAGGGATTGTTCGGAAACAGCAAGAGAAGCGCACTATCTGGCCAGGAACACAGCGAGATCAACATTTTCTCTGTCGCAAGCGGACATCTATATGAGCGGATGCTCAATATAATGATGGTGTCCGTAATGCGAAACACCAACCGCAGCGTGAAGTTCTGGTTCATTGAACAGTTtctgtcgccgtcgttcaAAGAACTGATACCACATCTGGCGAAAGAATATGGCTTCAAGTATGAGATGGTGACGTACAAGTGGCCCCATTGGCTACGGCAGCAAAAGGAGAAGCAGCGAGAGATTTGGGGATACAAAATCTTATTTCTTGATGTGCTCTTTCCCCTGTCTCTTGACAAGGTCATCTTTGTCGACGCGGATCAGATTGTGCGGACGGACATGATGGACCTTGTTACTCTGGATCTTGAGGGCGCACCGTATGGTTTTACGCCTATGTGCGACTCGCGGACGGAGATGGAAGGCTTCCGTTTCTGGAAGCAAGGTTACTGGGCACGATACCTACGCGGAAGACCCTACCATATCTCAGCCCTCTACGTCGTGGACTTGCATCGCTTTCGCGAGCTGGCCGCGGGCGACAGATTACGCCAGCAGTACCACGCGCTTTCTGCTGACCCGGGCAGTCTGTCAAATCTGGATCAGGACCTTCCGAACCACATGCAGTTCCAGATTCCCATCCACAGCTTACCACAAGAGTGGTTATGGTGCGAAACTTGGTGTAGCGATGAGAGCCTTGAAAATGCTCGCACCATTGACCTCTGCAACAACCCGCAGACTAAGGAGCCCAAGCTTGACCGCGCGAAGCGTCAGGTACCGGAGTGGACCGTCTACGATGATGAGATTGCAGCTCTAGATATGCGGAGACGAGAGCAGAAGAACAAAGGGAAGACTGATCATCTGACTGCAAGTAGCGCCACCCAACTTGAGGCTGACATCAAGAGCCAAACTTCGGAAGAGGGGGATGCCCGCGACGACGCACACAATATGGATGAACTTTGAGGGGCCTGGCTTAATCTGTATGTTACGTATTAGACTCAATAGACGAGCGCCTAGCTCTTCAACGCTCCAAGGCGTTGACGGACTGCACATGAACCGAACCACACGGTGGAGGCACAATCACCTAAATACAGTCCAATTCTCCGGTctcgtgctgttgctgtgAGCATCTCATGTGAGTCGTGACCAATAGTGAGTGAGAAAAGCGTGCAAATTGTGACTATCGAAAAAAATCAACTCCATTCTTGAACTCAATATTCAAACTCCACATTCATCATCACAGCAAGGCTCCACGCCATTTGTAGCGGTTATCTGATCCAGATGCAACAGTGAATGGATCCAAAGGAATGTGGCCACCTGCAATTTTTGCTTCAGAAGGAGGGAGCACATTTCCAGACAGCTTGACCAACCGCGTCGCAGTGATGTAATCAGGCAGGGTACCACGGGTCGACGACTAGCCTTCAAATGCATGCCAGTCTAGTTGAGCGGTCACCCAGACCATATCGCAAGGTCGTCGAAGAATCCTCCCAAGGTCCAGGAGGCAGCCTGGAACGTCATAAAATGGAGATGCGCAAAAACTTTTCGCTACCGCTAATGTCATATAGAACGAAAATTCGTAAATCAGTGTGACTTCTCACAGCGCATGAACCTGACTTAGCCATAACCTAAACCACAACATCGCTAATATGTATATAGGTCATTGTCTGGTTCCGGGAGATGTGAGTGAGTACTGTAGAAATGGAGGTCAATTCTGAAAGATGAAACTAGCGTGATCTGGACACCCCCTCCAGCCAGACAGTGGAAACCCGAAAATGGCCAGGAATTTCATTGTCATATTCTGGAACATCGCATGATGACCGCTTTTGCAGGGGTGTTGCAGGGACCCTTGGGGGACATCTCAATATCAAGTGCTGGAGTATTGGGCCTTTCGCGGACAGGCACTCTGATCTGACGTGGCAACACGGCAAAAATGGTGAGAAAGAACTGCGCTGAATCGATACCGCCGTTGTTGTTTTCAATTAGAGCAGAGGCATGTCAGTGCTGTGGGCAGGATGTGGATTCGTCGTTTGAGACGATGTTTCCTCGTGCAGGGGAGTGGAGTGAACGGGTGATTGGGGTCTCCTATTCTGTGAGTCGCCATTGCCATTATGGTCATCCCGTGGGGAGTTGCGAGGAGAAACTCGACCGGTCTAGTGGAGCTCGCGCAGTCAGCCTACTTGTTCCGATCCAACTGATTGAAGTGAGGACCGTGACGTTCTCCTACCTGTTTGGCCCACCGAAGGCCACAACTGTTGCAAAGATCTCGCTGGCCGCTAGGACCTCTTCGCCATTCAGGGGTGTGTCTTGTGTGACAGTTGGCACAATCTCTCACAATATTCCCCACGCCCTTTCTccgcttcctcttcttcttgTTGGAAAGCAGCCCGTTGAGCTCTTCCGCAAGAATCCTGTTCACTTTTTCCATCTGCCTCAACTCAAATTGCCAACTCGAGCATTTCGTTGTGCGAAGCTCATCAAATATGTTGTCATCCGATGCAAGAGCCGCATCTAGCGTCTCTGGAATCAAACTTACTACAGCAGGCTCATCAATGAGGCCGCAAGCCTGCTGCTGACTTGCTTGTGCATGCGCAACATGGCCAGGAGTTGCAGATACTGACTTGCCACTTCCCCCCATGCTAGCCTGGGCAATGCCGCGAGAAGATGCCTTCTGGAGTTTGATTTGGGCCAGTAAGAACGAGGGCTTCTGGCCTTCGGCAGCATCTCCCGGATAGAGTATCGTTTGCGCATGCAGTTCTTGGCCGCGACGATTCTGGACTTCGTGTTTGCAAGCCACAATCCGGCCCCTTCTCGCTTTCTCGATGGCCCGGCCAAACTCTGGCCGGGACTCTTTACGCATTAAATCCTGAATGCTTGCGCCTATCATTGACTCTGGCTGGAGGTCGAGAAGTGACCTGATGTTGGATGAAACAAAAAGGAGCATGCCAGACGTTGATAGCTTGGCCCAAACCTCGCTATCTCCTATGCCGCCATTTGCCTCCAGGTTCTGGCGACCTAGAACAAAAACGGGTCGCTTCCGCCCAACCAAGATGATGCACTTGCGGCCTTTGCCCTGCTCGACGAAGATGGAACCGTGGCTTTCAAACCATGTATAACCACTCTGCTTCCGACGTATTCTGAAGACAATGTTCACCTGGTTTCCCGTCGTAGCATCCTTCAGTTCGCGGGTAACGGGTACGATGTCGGAGGGGTGGCAGACTGACGAGAGCGAGTTTCCGACAAGATCGGCAGCGTCATACTCGAGGACTCGCTTGCAGGATGGGGACAGGTACAGGAATAGGCCCTTCAAAGACAACACGTGAACGACGTCGTCTGTATTTTCCAGCAACATTTTGTCCCAGGATTGCTTGTGCCAATCCGATACGATACCCTTGGGATTGAACTGCTGCAGGAGTGTTGAGACGTCATCCACTCCCAGTGTCTGACCATTTTCGGGTTCCCACTGTCTGGCAGGAGGCGGTGTCCAGACATACTGACCGATGTCACTGTGCTTGTAGTTGACCATGACACCACCTAGCTCCTGGCCGGAAATGGCATCTGGGCATTCGACAAGATCGATCTGGAACCCGATGAAGAACCTGATCTCATCTGTGTCCCATGGGATAGGGATCATGGTCAAGAGGTTTAGGAACGGCTTGCCTCCTTTTCGGTAGTTGATGAGGCTCTGTTGTACCTCACGTCGTTCCTGAATCATCTTCTTTAAATTGTGCACAGCACCATTATCGACAAACTCTCTCCTCGATCCAGCTTCGACTTTGCCATCGGGGGCTTGCAAGAAGCGGCAGTTTTGGCCAACAATCTCGTGGCGACTGTAACCCGTGAGGTTTTGGAAATTATCTGACACGTAAATGATTGGGCAGTCATTCATCGCAACGTCGCAGACAACGAAAGCACATGACATGTCAACAGCTCCCAGATGGATTTTAGGCTCTTTTCGCGTGGCAACCAACCAGAGTGCCTTGAGCATGTCAAAACCACTCTTGGAGTAAATAGACTTCTCTTTGGGTTCGCGAGAGGGGGCCGCTGTGGTAGGGGTTAACGCATCAGGGGAGCCTTGCTGGTCAATGCAATCAGATGTGTTCCCTTTCTTTGGAGAGACCACAGGGTTGACTAGGGGGGGGTGGCGCAAGTGCGCCGATGTCAGGTTCTGGTTTAAACTGGTTGAGTTCGGACCGAAAGTGTTTGCGTTGATGGGGACGCCTCTCCTAGATCCAACAGAGTTGAACCGTGATACTTTGTTGTTCATCATGTTATCGTCAGGGTGAATAATCGCGCCTGATGTCTCCTGGCTATCATCCTGCGTTGAACCTGTCGCTGTTCCGCTGCCGGCATTTATGACCATTGAAAAATCTGTACCAATGGCATTTATCTGGTCCATTTGAAACTCGTTATTCATGAGACCAGGTCTGGAGCCAGCCGCGGTGTCCGCGGAGAAGATATTCATGGATGGATGTTCATTGGCGATTGAACCCATATCCATATTGGCGAATGAAGCGGGAATCATGCTGCCCATCAAATCTGGGGAGATGGCCTGGTATTCGGCGGGGTCGGTCATGTAGCTGCCCATCTGATCTCCGGTATTCATTGGCTGTTGGGTAAACTGGTATGTCCCAAGTTCGGCATTGTCTGCTCCGAATGTCATCATGCCGCCAATGGAGGGCATGCGTCTCGAACTCTCCGTTTGTTGAGCATAATTCCCGTACGTGTGCGGCACGCTTCTCCTCCGATCGTTGTGCTCGCGGCTGATAATGTCATTGAACGAGCCCGATGCCATCATCGACTGATTATGTATCACCTGCGACATGAGAGGCCGTGGCGGAAGGGAGAGGTGGTCGGACATGTTGACATCGCCCGCCATGGcatgttgttgttgttgctgctgttgctgctgttgctgttgctggcCAAGATGCTGACGCTGCGACtcttggggggggggttggtgAGGATAGAAGGAGTCCATTGCCGTACCATCTGTGTGGGTTACAAATTTCAGATGTCTGAGAGGCCAAAAGATAAGAGAAAAAGGCTAAGAGGCTGTGAATGCTATGGTGAGACTGGACAGCTTCGGTATATCAATAATCCAGGCCTTGGTACAATGATGCTGACGTATTATGGGAAACAAGCATATAGGGGTATGAACATAGCAAGGCGAGGCTCAGCCTTGAACGCTGGAATTGGCTTGTATATGGCAAGATGATATTTGTGCaggtcgccgtcatcgggTTCTAGAAGTGACGACACGAAACGAAATTTGCTTAATGCCGATGTCGCTTGAGAAGCTTCGTTGATTTTAATACCGCTGCTACAGGCACAACTTTTTGAGCTAGGCGTAGCAGAGAGTTTTCTCCTGGATTCTGCACGAAAGTGCAGCGATAGCTGATGGCTTGACAAATTCTGCTTTCTAAGAGGCGGCGCGTCTGGCGAGGACAGATGAGAGCGAATGAAGGATATCGATTTGGATGTAATTGCTGTTGGTCTCACTGTGAGGATGCATTTGTCGACGGACCTGAGAATTCCTGCTTGGGACGGTATTTAACGTACTCAATATAcgcttactgtacggagtagcagtTAAGGACAAAGTTGGGTAACGCCTGATAATACCCTGATCATTACTGTTCCGAGAGCGAGTAGGCACACGggtattaattatactatatGTACTACAATAACTGCAGTGTTAACACAATATGCCTTGGTTTGTAGTAGCCTGGAAAGTGCCTACAGTCCTTTGGCTTtgtataataaataggttAAATACATTACTATTTAATTTATTTAACTTAAGATTAAGTAATTTATACCTCTTATATCCTACTTATAAGGCAAGGTGCAAGGATAAGAAACGAACTAAGCATATTAAGTAGGGTATAGTACTTAAGACAGAGCATACACTAGCTAGTCGTGCTATACAAAGTATAGAATTAGGAAAGCTTAGATATAGCTAAGCTTTCCTTATATTATAGAGGTATATTCCTTATACCTTCCTAAAAAGAATAAGCTCTTTAATAGTAGAGTTTCCTTTTATAAAAACTTACTTATAGTAGAGTACTTATTCTTTTaaattactataataattAGTAGTAGAGCCTAATCTAAGTCTAAATAGTATTGTAATTTTAGTTAGTttgttatagtattaggcttagcctaatataagATATAAGATAAAGGGAGCTAACGGACCTATATAATAGGCGGGCTAGTTCGAAGACaattaggtaagtaggtaagccttcttttagaaatcgagtagtatttaagactaaagcttaaTCCCTTTTAAGCTtccgtacttatactccCTTTATAGCTAGGGTATACCTTACTCCTAGGGCTACCCTGCCTTCCTATTTACCCGAGCATTACTCGGGCGCCTAGCCTTATAACCTACTTAGAAGTATATATAACCTAAAAGCCCTGATCGAgaagtagttttcccttctttaagtcttttaataaatattattaagattCCTAGAGTAGCtacctagtaactctataatatagTTATTTAATAGTTGGTATTAAAAGtatttatttatactagtaagactacctaaataagatactattctatatatattactacttatagtacgtagtagtagtactactactagctaatatattatagctataagtagttcttaaaataaaaggggaaatacctcttaaaataaaggggtaaaatagaaagggtatatagtaaaagtataaTTATACGAACTACCTAAAATAGAtattgttaaaattactagtatttatactagtaagactacctaaataggatactatcctatatatattgctacttgttaaaattactggtatttatactagtaagactacccaaataggatactatcctatgtattGCCATTTGCAataccgggcagcagtactactgcttgcccatatactaccactgtactgtacgtacaggtagtatatcgagttgacaaattgcacttgctatgcaaattctcctcgctccgacttagtacaattgatagcagtactactgcctagctaatttactactgtcgcacgttacgtgcaaagtggtacttggtcgaccaagcaagattattaatcgggccgtcaattaacgcgctcccaactactactagtagttgcccgccaatagtactactgttgcgctagaggacccacccaactgcaactagcagttgcttgtcagtagtactactactagcccgctcgactactgcaataatgctgctgtactgtcgcgaccgaaccctaatactaattaaccctgctagttgcaaccaactggCAGTATAACTTaaccagagtatttagagctgcattaaatacaagcagattgttcggagatgcattgtatggaattagacagaattccaatacgtacatattgcactaattaaggtactacctctcaggtataaaatggtcctccctttcctacactcttagatagttaggataAGACAATATACACAAGACGTACGCTATGAATATATatgcacgcgcgcaagcaagtacaagaaatacaacagtctttcttttctgaattgtcccttggcactactatttgacttgtttaaatctgtattccctgcctagttactaactggtgtacttcctgctgttactaacagcatcgattgatatccattttggatagtccgtgcaactgaacttccactgcgcacccttcctattttacccctttattccaagaggtaattccccttttttttaagaggttataagcccggaaggactataccAAAATCCCCCGGAACAATCGACCCAGCTGCCAATActacaacaagtactacttattgtacttccTAACGCACttctgctgtaagtactacttacggcAATTCCAGGAAATCAATTCAACTACAGTATCCAGCTGccaatacaataagtactacttattgcaactactagtactactagtataaaggtaaaccgaaaatctagttactaactaaatTGTATCTGTATTTTCAAAATAGATTCCACCAAGGAAGGTCAGGCTACCAAAATACCTATCATATCGGAACTTAAGGCAATTATTTAAAGGCAAcaactatagtataataatctTTCCAATCGGTTTAACTAACTTACGGAACAATTAAACAATACCATTATACTAATTCAAAAACGCCTTAACAAAATAGAGCCCGAACATATACCtatccaaggaatcccaatatacagtagtagtactactactactaaagtaaCTAATTTAAGCTCTAATATTAAGCTATCCAAGAAGGTATTCTTATTCCCAGAGTATGCTAAGCTTAAAGATACTAAGaactttaacttataggaATAATTACTTTCCATCCAACTTAGTTCCCTTTGCCTGGAGGAATTTCTGAAAAACCTATtaattactattagttacttataTTACAATTAATGCTCCCTGCTCATACTACTTCGGGATAGCTGTTCTAAGGGCCCGCGAGTATTAATTGCATAGATTTACAACCCAACAAATGCCTATCTATCGCTAAAATAATAGTACTCAAAGGGCTAGGCAGCCCAACGTTGCAATCTCTACAATTCCTACTACAACCTTATACTCAAagggtataaaggaatacttaaggcGTTTAATTTAAAATTCAACAGCTGCCTTACTCGACTTTAACttactggagtaagtattgACCCTTTGGATTAGGCAAATCGATACCTTATAACTATTGGTCCTATTTTCTTACAATAGGCTGTAATATAACGCAATAATCTCCAAACTAATACTGTCTTGGGGATTAATACAGTATCCCTTAACCTGCAATACCTTCAGACTAACTTACTAGAAGAATATTAAAATCCTAATAGTCCTAGTTTCCAAGCATTCAGTCACAGGATAACTCAACTACCCAAAACACTAGAcaataggtctactagacTTAGTcaacccaaccgacccaatcgacccaatcGACCTAATCGACCCAATCGACCTAATCGACCCAAATCATCCGACAACCGACCTAACCAACCCAATTAACCCAATtaacccaaccgacccaaacgATACAATCGAACCAAAAACCATACACTAGACAAaggtactactagttttcTAACTGGTAACTACAGCCTATTAACTGGCTGTATAGGGTTACCTGATTCCTGTTAGGAATTAGATACCGACTCTAATTCCGAATaagaattagtactattacccgATTTGGGTAATATTAGTATGATATATTGTATTAATAACAACGATACGTACCGAATGGGCCTACTTTACGATACTAGCTTAACCTGTTATTTAGTTAACAACCGGCTTAAGTTTACGACTTTCCGACCTATTGCAAAATCCcaagcaaaaccaattaTAACAGGAGGTAGCCCAATTTATCCCAAAGGTATTGGCTATACTgaatttactgtactaattCGCACCAATCTATCTGTCTACGGTACTCTTGTTTTACAAAAAGCACTATACATTCCGAAATTGGAGGTTAGTATTGTTAGTAGAATTCGCCACTATACGTCTAGaggaatacttattaaggaatatCTATATAACTTAAATCGATAGTTATACGGACTCCTTAACTTCTAGAaatacggcttcttcctacaacagTAAGGTTAACAAACGCCCTATCTAACGAAATTAGATACTTCCCACtctagctactacagtagctacggaattacagtcgaaattccctcccaacccccccctaggctaccgaagcagaggattggtcggcaccttcaacggtgcctcggtcggcaccttccctagtgcctcggtcggtacctttatCGGTACCTCGGTTAGTACCTTCAccggtacctcggtcggcacctttaccggtgcctcggtcggtacctttactagtacctcggtcggcacctttaccggtacctcggtcggcaccttccacagtgcctcggtcggtacccagatcggtacctagcccaactGCCAGTTCGGCTAtactaagggaccttactaaggctaccctattTAAAGactgttaaaattactggtatttatactagtaagactacccaaataggatactatcctatgtgttgccatttgcaacaccgggcagcagtactactgcttgcccatatactaccactgtactgcacgtacaggtagtatatcgagttgacgaattgcacttgctatgcaaattctcctcactccgacttggtacaattgatggcagtactactgcccagccaatttactactgtcgcacgttacgtgcaaagtagtacttggtcgaccaagcaagatcattgatcgggccgtcaattgacgcgctcccaactactactagtagttgcccgccaacagtactactgttgcgcgggaggacccacccaactgcaactagcagttgcttgccagtagtactactactggtccgctcgactactgcagtactgctgctgtactgtcgcgaccgaaccctaatactgatcaaccctgctagttgcaaccaacttgcagtatgactcaaccagagtatttggagctgcattgaatgcaagcagattgttcggagatgcattgtatggaatcagatagaattccaacacgtacacattgcactgattgaggtactacctctcaggtataaaatggtcctccctttcctacactcttagatagttaggataATGCACACGCTGAAaacacacacgcacgcgcgcaagcaagcaccagaaacacaacagtctttcttttctgaattgtcccttggcactcctatttgacttgttcaaatctgtattccttgcccagttactaactggtgcacttcctgctgttactaacagcctcgattgatatccattttggatagtccgtgcaactgaacttccactgcgcacccttcctattttacccctttattccaagaggtaattcccctttttattttaagaaagaccctatagaagacccaatccctatagaggcaacagaccaaTTAGTAGTCCCAACTGCTAGTCTTAGGGAATAAGTTCTTCCAACTACTTGTTTGGAATCcaacaaccagtcttaccaaagactattgcaataaGCGGGCATTTAGCACATTCGACTAGGGTACATTAGTCTCCTACTCTTAAAAAAGACcaatagtattactactaggctGTCTGACTTTTCGTCTATTTAGGCTACCGATTTCTAATGCCTTGCCTATATTTAGGCTAAATCTACTAAACGCTAGTCTAGGGATCCCATTAACGATCCAGACTACGTTCTTGATTTAATTGCGGGTAATACATTTGGGATTCGATTAGTATCCTATAATCGTAAGTCTGTAggtcttatactaattaatcgAAAATCCCGCTTCCGTTGGGTATTGATCTTACCCAACAAGGAGGGATTAACTATTCTCTAGGCTATTCGGAATCTCTTCAAAAGCCTTAAACGACAGTATAACTATTACCCAAAACAGTTATTTTTCGACGAGGGTATAGAAATTAACATATTGCTCTAGACTTAGTTGggtaagaaaggaattcTATTCGACATATCTTACCCGTATACGCCCGAAcagaacggacttaccgaacggtccaTACGAGTTATCCTAGACCGACTATATACAACAATAATCTAGGTAGGCCTTCCACTTTTCCTCTAGTCTACCGTtcttcctactatagttaatcttattaactatactgcaatttcgAACCGGGATTTGAGTCCCTACCAATTACTGAAACAGGAATTACAGGGACTAAAAATGCCACTAAATCTtacggcctataaggctattagtgcatattgcaaagtcctaattccttatcagaaacggatttaaagtaccAAACTGGCATCCCGAacagaaccagtaaggctactagccacGCTAGGTTtaaaaacataccttatgTATATGCCTTCTAGGAGGtcggttacaaaaactaccttcctaaaaatcctagaaggtattggccctatctcccaagggcttccccgactactaagtcctagtgttaaaggactagagttagagggggaaattgaaATAGTAGatttaactactactatctTGCAAAGCAACTCCAGTcccctaatacctagggagacaaagggggctactagtcctactaggactagtaggttgca encodes:
- a CDS encoding blue light receptor encodes the protein MDSFYPHQPPPQESQRQHLGQQQQQQQQQQQQQHAMAGDVNMSDHLSLPPRPLMSQVIHNQSMMASGSFNDIISREHNDRRRSVPHTYGNYAQQTESSRRMPSIGGMMTFGADNAELGTYQFTQQPMNTGDQMGSYMTDPAEYQAISPDLMGSMIPASFANMDMGSIANEHPSMNIFSADTAAGSRPGLMNNEFQMDQINAIGTDFSMVINAGSGTATGSTQDDSQETSGAIIHPDDNMMNNKVSRFNSVGSRRGVPINANTFGPNSTSLNQNLTSAHLRHPPLVNPVVSPKKGNTSDCIDQQGSPDALTPTTAAPSREPKEKSIYSKSGFDMLKALWLVATRKEPKIHLGAVDMSCAFVVCDVAMNDCPIIYVSDNFQNLTGYSRHEIVGQNCRFLQAPDGKVEAGSRREFVDNGAVHNLKKMIQERREVQQSLINYRKGGKPFLNLLTMIPIPWDTDEIRFFIGFQIDLVECPDAISGQELGGVMVNYKHSDIGQYVWTPPPARQWEPENGQTLGVDDVSTLLQQFNPKGIVSDWHKQSWDKMLLENTDDVVHVLSLKGLFLYLSPSCKRVLEYDAADLVGNSLSSVCHPSDIVPVTRELKDATTGNQVNIVFRIRRKQSGYTWFESHGSIFVEQGKGRKCIILVGRKRPVFVLGRQNLEANGGIGDSEVWAKLSTSGMLLFVSSNIRSLLDLQPESMIGASIQDLMRKESRPEFGRAIEKARRGRIVACKHEVQNRRGQELHAQTILYPGDAAEGQKPSFLLAQIKLQKASSRGIAQASMGGSGKSVSATPGHVAHAQASQQQACGLIDEPAVVSLIPETLDAALASDDNIFDELRTTKCSSWQFELRQMEKVNRILAEELNGLLSNKKKRKRRKGVGNIVLAASEIFATVVAFGGPNR